The Synechococcus sp. BL107 nucleotide sequence GGATAACGGGCATCAGCCCTTAAGGCCCACAGCCGAGGCTCTGGACATTCCGCGAGTTCCCGCGGGTCGTCTTGGTCCCGTGGCCAGTGAAAGTTGAGCTCAAGGATCGGCCCCTGTTCCAGCAGTTCATTGAGCGGTTGATCAGTGCAGATCCGCAGCGGACTGAGATCAAGACGGCGGATGGATTCAGCATCAATCAGAACTGGATCCATGAGCAGGTGTGACAGGCCTTTGCGAATGATGGCTTCTAGAGCCCTTAAGGGAGAAGAATGAATGCGTTTGATGCATGTCATCCATGGACTCCGCCATTTCCTCCCCTGAGATCTTCATTGCTCTTGTGGTGGCCGCCCACGCAGCGATCTTGGCCTTACGCCTGTCGGTGAGTCTCTATCGCGCCTGAACATCAGTCGTTGATGAAGGGGATGACCTTGGCATTGGTATTGAGGTGCGTTACAAGCGGATAACGCGCCTTGTCCCTTGTCTTCGTCTCAAGTTCGAGCACAGTCATCCTCTCGGCTTGATGCAGCATCTCTGGCAGCCGCTATTCAGCTGCAGAACGATCGACGCGAGATGCAGTGCAGCGTCATGGCTTTGGCCGTGAAAGTTGGTTTGGTGATTTTGGGGGGTGTGAGTTTGATCCGCCTGTCTGGTGCGTATCAACAGCGCCTCGACCGTCATGGTGAGCTGGCTGCTGTTGTGGCCGTGGAGACGGTGAAGTTAGAAGCGCTTCAAAAACGATTCGACCATGTGTTCAGCATTGGTGGGGAGCAGCGTCTAATGGGTGAACAGGATCAGTGGATTGCCCCCAATCGGATTCGGATTATTTGGCGCTGAGTTTCGTAACGGTTGGCGTGAGTGATTTTTCGACGGCATTCAGACTGTTTTTCTATTGAGGTTCTGCCATGACCAGTACTCCTGGCATTGTTCTGATCACGGGCACCACCTCGGGTGTTGGCCTAAACACCGCCAAGTCTTTGGCCTCCCGTGGATGGCAGGTGATCACAGCGAATCGAAGTCCTCAGCGGGCAGCGGCAGCGGCAGATGATTTGGGGATCCCGAAAGAACGTCTCCAGCACGTTCTGATGGATCTCGGTGATTTGGAGAGTGTGCGTCGGGCTGTGCAAAGTCTTCCTGCCACCCTTGATGCCGTTGTTTGTAATGCCGCGGTCTACAAGCCGAAGTTGAAGCAGCCCGAACGTTCGCCGCAAGGATATGAACTGTCTATGGCCACAAATCATCTTGGCCACTTTCTACTGATTCACTTATTGCTCGATCGTTTGAAGGGTTCCAAACATCCCTCTCGTCGAGTAGTGATCCTTGGCACTGTTACAGCAAATTCCAAAGAATTGGGTGGCAAGATTCCGATTCCTGCTCCAGCTGACTTGGGAGATCTTTCTGGTTTTTATCAGGGTTTCTTGGATCCCATCGCGATGGCGAATGGCCAACCCTTCAAGCCTGGTAAGGCATATAAAGACAGCAAACTATGCAACATGATTACGACCCAGGAGCTACACCAACGACTACATCAAGACACGGGAATTACATTTAGTTCGCTTTATCCAGGCTGTGTTGCAGATTCACCATTGTTTCGCAATACCCCGAGGGCCTTTCAAACAATTTTTCCTTGGTTCCAAAAAAATATCACCGGCGGCTATGTCACCCAAGCATTAGCTGGAGATCGCGTTGCTCAAGTTGTGGCGGATCCAGATTTTGCAGAGTCTGGTGTGCATTGGAGTTGGGGAAATCGCCAGAAGAAAGATGGTCAGCAATTTAGTCAAGAGTTATCAGACAAGGCTACAGATCCAGAGACTGCATCAAGTGTTTGGGACTTGTCCAAACAACTTGTAGGCCTTCCATAATGAGAATCGATTGATGGGTAAGTCAATGTTGTGGGATTTGGATTCCGTTGTGGCCTGATCCTTCAATCCATGTTTGTATTATTGATTTATAAGTTTGACGGGATTTATTCAGTGTTTCGCTGTTAGAGGTGGCGTTTATTTTTTGCCTTAAATCTACTGTCTTGAAGTCGTTATTCAAACGTTGGTTTAGGCGTCCTTGGGTTGGCAATAAAAGGATATATAGAAATCTGCCAAATAATGTATTTTTTCTGGAGCAAGTTTTCGGGATGTCGAGATATAAATGAGTCAGCCTAAGTCGTTCAGGTTTTTCGCCCCAATGCTTAGAAAAAGTCTTTGCATTGGGGTCGTGGCGATGAATCCATGCCTTGCCGGAATTTTGCCTAGTCGAATCCAAGTAGGTCAAAGATTTCGCGATCTTTGAGGGAAACAGCTTCCAGCGGCTCGACTTTGTCGAGCATATTCTGGGCCAATCGTAGATACTCGTTACGAACGGCTTCAACAGCCTCGTCGTCGTCGTCCATCTCAAAGATGGTGCATTTTTTTAAGCGTGAGCGACGGATGGCATCCACGTCTTTGAAGTGGGCCATGGTGCGCAAGCCAGTGCGTTCGTTGAACTTGTCGATTTGATCGGTGTCAGCCGATCGGTTGGCAACTACACCGCCAAGACGAACTTTGTAATTTTTTGCCTTGGCTTGGATGGCCTGCACAATCCGATTCATCGCAAAGATGGAGTCGAAATCGTTAGCCGTCACGATCAGGCAATAGTTGGCATGCTGCAGCGGGGCTGCGAAACCTCCGCAAACCACATCGCCGAGCACATCGAAAATCACCACATCCGTGTCTTCCAGGAGGTGATGCTCTTTGAGGAGTTTCACCGTTTGGCCGGTCACATAGCCACCGCAGCCTGTTCCGGCTGGGGGGCCACCACTTTCAACGCACTTCACACCGTTGTAGCCAGTGAAGACGAAGTCGTCGGGACGAAGCTCTTCGCTGTGGAAATCGACTTCCTCAAGGATGTCAATCACCGTGGGCACCATCGAATGGGTGAGGGTGAAGGTGCTGTCGTGCTTGGGGTCGCAGCCGATCTGTAGAACGCGCTTGCCCAGCTTGGAAAATGCTGCTGACAAGTTGGATGACGTGGTGGACTTACCGATTCCACCTTTGCCATACACAGCAATAACTAGCGCACCCTCTTCAATCTTCATCGACGGGTCCTGTTGGACCTGAACACTTCCCTCTCCGTCCGTCGGACGCGACAGTGTTGTTGTCATTGAGGTCAACTATTTACTTGTATTCAAGGTCAGCGTTGACCCGTCTGCATTGTTCGGAGTTGTTTTGACATAAGTGGTTGAACAGTGTGTGTTCGCTCACAGTTTTTTCCGCAATGTTGGTGATAAATACTTATGCAATAAACGGTTTCTTTTGATAGCTAAGCGCTGAAATGCGCCTTGGCGTCATAGAGCGTTTCGCTGTTGATCCGATTGAGCCCTTTCTCTTTGGCAAAGGCTTCTGTGTTGCGGCGCACTTTGCCCCGCACAAAGAAGGGAATCTTTTTCAATTCCGCTTCGCCATCAACCGTCCATTCCAGGCTGGCTGTCGCCACAGCCACGGATGATCCATTGGACTCAGTGGCACTGCTCTCAGGAGCGTTCTCCTCAATCGAGGGAACGTCGTCCACCTGGGCGCTTTGCAGTCCGCCCAAGTGTCCAAGATGACTTTGATGCCCATCGACGAATTCAAAGTCGTGGCGGAACATGCCAATCAGGTGTTCCTCTAAACCCATCATTAATGGGTGCACCCAGCTGTCGAAAATCACATTGGCGCCTTCCCAGCCCATTTGAGGGCTGAAACGTGCGGGCACATCTTGAACGTGCATGGGGGTACTGATCACGGCACAGGGGATGCCCAGCCGTTTGGCGCTGTGGCGTTCCATCTGTGTTCCAAGCACCAGCTCTGGTACGGCTTCTGCCATGGCAGCTTCCACCGCCAGGTAGTCGTCACTGATCAGGGCTTCTAAGCCAAGAGCTTTGGCTGCCGCCCGGACTGGCCGTGCCATTTCTCGGCTGTAGGTGCCGAGCCCCACCACCTGAAAGCCCAGCTCTTCGCTGGCAATTCGGGCCGCGGCTAACACATGGCTTCCATCTCCAAAGATGAACACCCGTTTGCCGGTGAGATAAGTCGAGTCAACCGATGCTGAATACCAAGGCAACTTGGAACTGTGCTCGCCTTCGCGGGCATCGGGTGCTTCCATGCCAAGAAGGTTGTGCGCTTCTGCGAGGAAATCAGCTGTCGCGCCCACGCCGATCGGCATGGTTTTGGTGAATGGAATCCCAAACTGCCGCTCCATCCAGCTGCAACAGGATTCGGCAATTTCTGCATAGAGGCAGACATTGAGATCGGCTTCTGGAAGCCGCATGATGTCGGCCACCGTGGCCTCGAGAGGCACAACAGTGTTGACATCAATGCCATGACTGGCGAGAAGTCGACTGATTTCGATCACATCATCGCGACATCGGAATCCGAGGAGCGATGGACCGATCAAGTTGACGCGGGGGCGACGCCCCTGGTCCTTCCATGCCTTTGGGTTATGGCCTTCGCTGTTGACCTCTTGATTTTTGAGGAGTCCTCGTACCAATTGGTACAGCGTTTCCGATGCGCCCCAATTTTCTTTTTTGCTGTAGGCCGGAAGCTCGAGGCTCACGATTGGAAGCTCGAAGCCCATCCCGCCCGCAAGGGCTCCTGGTTGATCTTGGATCAATTCTGCTGTGCAGCTTTCACCCACAAGCAGGGCGTCGGGCTTGAAGCGTTCAACGGCTTCACGGATGTGGCGCTTCACCAGCTCTGCCGTGTCGCCGCCTAAGTCCCGAGCCTGAAATGTGGTGTAGGTGACCGGCGGTCTTTTTCCGCGCCGTTCAATCATCGTGAAGAGCAGGTCCGCGTAGGTATCTCCCTGGGGTGCATGGAGGACGTAATGCACGCCTTTCATCGATGCAGCGATGCGCATCGCCCCGACATGGGGGGGGCCTTCATAGGTCCAGAGCGTTAATTCCATGGGAGATCACAAACGAGGGGGCTAAAAAAAGGCGTAACGATGCGGTGTTCGTCGTCGTTAATGCGCGAGGAGTTGATGTCGCCGCAGAGGTCTTGAGAACAGTTCGGCCAGCTCACCGGCTTGATCGATGCCATGGATTGGGCTGAACACCAGTTCGATCGACCATTTGGTGGCGATCCCCTCGGCTTCAAGGGGATTGGCGAGACCCATGCCGCAAACCACCAGGTCCGGTTTGCTGTCGCGAACGCGGTCCAATTGCAGCTCCACGTGTTGTCCCTCCATCACCGGTGTGCCTTCCGGTAGCAGGGCAATTTCTTCTGCCATTTGGTCGCGATTGAGATAAGGCGTACCCACCTCAACGAGTTCCATCCCGCACTCCCGCTGAAGAAAGCGGGCAAGGGGAAGTTCGAGTTGTGATTCAGGTAACAGGAAGATCCGCTTCCCCTTCAACACCTCGCGATGGGGAGCCAGGGCAATCTGAGCGCGCTCCATTAAGGGGGAAAGAACACTGTCGATTTGCGCCTCATCTACCTCAAAATCTCGTGCTGCTGTTTCCATCCACCGCCGACTGCCCTCGGCACCGAGGGGGAAGGGAGCAGTCAGCACACGAGCACCGCGATCTTTGAGCAGCCGAGCTGTTGTTGTGAGGTAGGGCTGCGTCAGCAGCACCGTGGTGCCAGGGCCAACGGCGGGAAGGTCTGTGGATTGCCTTGGGGGCAAGCTCTTGATCGCGTTGATGTTGAGCTTGTTGAACAGATGAACAAGCCGATCCTCCACCGCGTCAGCCAACGTTCCCACTAAAAGGAGTTGGCGTTCATCAGACGACGGAAGGAACGGAATTAGAGCCGCAAGTGCGCCGTCTTCCCCCTGCGTAAAGGTGGTTTCGATTCCGCTGCCGGAATAGTTCACGACCCGCACACGACCCTGCAGCTCGTCGGTCAGGCGTTCCGCAGCTCGCGAGAGATCCAGCTTGATCACTTCACTTGGGCATGAGCCCACGAGGAACAGCGTTCGAATTTCGGGCCGCCGTTGCAGCAGCTCTTTGGCGACGCGATCCAGCTCCTCTTGGGCATCGGCCAGACCGGCCAAATCGCGCTCATTCAGGATGGCTGTGCCGAAGCGTGGTTCAGCGAAAATCATCACGCCCGCTGCGCTCTGGATTAAGTGAGCACAGGTGCGTGATCCAACAACCAGAAAAAAAGCATCTGGCATGCGCCGATGCAGCCAAACAATCGACGTGAGACCGCAGAACACCTCCCGCGGTCCACTCTCCTTAAGCAGGGTTGGGCCGGACATCGGCCGCTCCATCGAAGAACCTGACTTCAATGTGATGAGGAAAAGGCTGTTTGGCCCAATAGTTCTCAAACTCTTTGGGATCGGTTGCCTGGGTGGGCAGCAACTCTTCTATTAATTAATTTGGATTGAAGACAAGATCTGTCGACGGTGATGCTTAACCGCAGCACTGTTGATAACCCCTTCAGGCTCGAGAGCGATCAAAGATGCTTTCCGGCCTATGGGCATTGTCGTCGTTCTTGTTGTAATAGTGTTGTGTAGAGAGTGGAGTTTGTCTCGATTTATTGATGGGCTAAGATCTTTTTAAGCTTTACTCTTGGCGCATGTCGGATTAAAAAATAAATTCTTTTTGATGATCAATCACTGATTACAGTCGTTGAGTTCTAGATCAAAATCTCCTGTGATATCATGGTTTCAAGGCGAGGACGCTTTGAATTTGTGGTTCATTGATTTTGTAATTTTGATCACTCTAGTGCTGAAATCTTGATGTAAAGGGGTCGAGAGATTTGGCGATGGAAATCGGATGGCGAGTGTTTGCCGATTAGTGCTATCCGCAAAGTGGGTATGAATTTGTGCATAAAAAATCTCACCCAAATCAATTTGTTTGGGTGAGATTGATGTTGCCCATCATCGTGAAATCTAGGCGCGACGTCAGTGTGTTGATCAGAGCCGGCGCCGAAAGCCGTCATAACGCTCATTCTCCGAACGCCCTGTGTTGTTAAGCCGACTCAAATTCCAAACATTGCGACTCACGCGGCGAGCGACCAGCCCGCCGCGTTCCACCCGTTCTGTGCCGGGTCGTGCTCCCAGCAACATCGTCACTTCCGCTGTCGTTAATGGGGCACCAGTATCGATGGCCAGGGCTGTCAGCTCGAGCCGTTGACGCAGTTGACGGGCTCGTTCTGTGGTGCTGTTGACGCCCGTTTCGAGC carries:
- the psaM gene encoding photosystem I reaction center subunit XII — encoded protein: MDSAISSPEIFIALVVAAHAAILALRLSVSLYRA
- a CDS encoding ferredoxin:protochlorophyllide reductase (ATP-dependent) subunit B, translated to MELTLWTYEGPPHVGAMRIAASMKGVHYVLHAPQGDTYADLLFTMIERRGKRPPVTYTTFQARDLGGDTAELVKRHIREAVERFKPDALLVGESCTAELIQDQPGALAGGMGFELPIVSLELPAYSKKENWGASETLYQLVRGLLKNQEVNSEGHNPKAWKDQGRRPRVNLIGPSLLGFRCRDDVIEISRLLASHGIDVNTVVPLEATVADIMRLPEADLNVCLYAEIAESCCSWMERQFGIPFTKTMPIGVGATADFLAEAHNLLGMEAPDAREGEHSSKLPWYSASVDSTYLTGKRVFIFGDGSHVLAAARIASEELGFQVVGLGTYSREMARPVRAAAKALGLEALISDDYLAVEAAMAEAVPELVLGTQMERHSAKRLGIPCAVISTPMHVQDVPARFSPQMGWEGANVIFDSWVHPLMMGLEEHLIGMFRHDFEFVDGHQSHLGHLGGLQSAQVDDVPSIEENAPESSATESNGSSVAVATASLEWTVDGEAELKKIPFFVRGKVRRNTEAFAKEKGLNRINSETLYDAKAHFSA
- the bchL gene encoding ferredoxin:protochlorophyllide reductase (ATP-dependent) iron-sulfur ATP-binding protein, translating into MTTTLSRPTDGEGSVQVQQDPSMKIEEGALVIAVYGKGGIGKSTTSSNLSAAFSKLGKRVLQIGCDPKHDSTFTLTHSMVPTVIDILEEVDFHSEELRPDDFVFTGYNGVKCVESGGPPAGTGCGGYVTGQTVKLLKEHHLLEDTDVVIFDVLGDVVCGGFAAPLQHANYCLIVTANDFDSIFAMNRIVQAIQAKAKNYKVRLGGVVANRSADTDQIDKFNERTGLRTMAHFKDVDAIRRSRLKKCTIFEMDDDDEAVEAVRNEYLRLAQNMLDKVEPLEAVSLKDREIFDLLGFD
- a CDS encoding protochlorophyllide reductase codes for the protein MTSTPGIVLITGTTSGVGLNTAKSLASRGWQVITANRSPQRAAAAADDLGIPKERLQHVLMDLGDLESVRRAVQSLPATLDAVVCNAAVYKPKLKQPERSPQGYELSMATNHLGHFLLIHLLLDRLKGSKHPSRRVVILGTVTANSKELGGKIPIPAPADLGDLSGFYQGFLDPIAMANGQPFKPGKAYKDSKLCNMITTQELHQRLHQDTGITFSSLYPGCVADSPLFRNTPRAFQTIFPWFQKNITGGYVTQALAGDRVAQVVADPDFAESGVHWSWGNRQKKDGQQFSQELSDKATDPETASSVWDLSKQLVGLP
- a CDS encoding ferredoxin:protochlorophyllide reductase (ATP-dependent) subunit N — encoded protein: MSGPTLLKESGPREVFCGLTSIVWLHRRMPDAFFLVVGSRTCAHLIQSAAGVMIFAEPRFGTAILNERDLAGLADAQEELDRVAKELLQRRPEIRTLFLVGSCPSEVIKLDLSRAAERLTDELQGRVRVVNYSGSGIETTFTQGEDGALAALIPFLPSSDERQLLLVGTLADAVEDRLVHLFNKLNINAIKSLPPRQSTDLPAVGPGTTVLLTQPYLTTTARLLKDRGARVLTAPFPLGAEGSRRWMETAARDFEVDEAQIDSVLSPLMERAQIALAPHREVLKGKRIFLLPESQLELPLARFLQRECGMELVEVGTPYLNRDQMAEEIALLPEGTPVMEGQHVELQLDRVRDSKPDLVVCGMGLANPLEAEGIATKWSIELVFSPIHGIDQAGELAELFSRPLRRHQLLAH